Proteins from one Lachnospiraceae bacterium KGMB03038 genomic window:
- a CDS encoding YqaJ viral recombinase family protein: protein MEVYKIYDFPDESAWLKGRMNGIGGSDASAVIGMNPYKSNIDLFEEKIGRRIPEDISDKPCVVYGKLAEEPIRALFRLDYPEYQVEHHEHRILQSIKYPFMQASLDGELVDMDGRRGILEIKTTNILQSMQREKWKDRIPDNYYIQVLHYLLVTGYEFVILRAHLNTDWNSEKRTTVKHYFIERSEVREDLDMLLREEQKFWEYVESGRKPPLVLPEI from the coding sequence ATGGAGGTATATAAGATCTATGATTTCCCGGATGAATCTGCATGGCTGAAAGGCCGGATGAACGGGATCGGCGGGAGTGACGCCAGCGCTGTGATCGGCATGAATCCATACAAGAGTAACATCGATCTCTTCGAGGAGAAGATCGGCAGGCGGATCCCGGAGGACATCTCGGACAAGCCCTGCGTAGTCTATGGAAAGCTGGCAGAGGAGCCTATCCGAGCCCTGTTCCGGCTGGACTATCCAGAATACCAGGTAGAACATCATGAACATCGGATCCTGCAGAGTATCAAGTATCCGTTTATGCAGGCGTCCCTGGATGGGGAACTGGTGGACATGGATGGCCGCCGCGGGATCCTGGAGATCAAGACCACAAATATCCTGCAGTCCATGCAGCGGGAGAAGTGGAAGGACAGGATCCCGGACAACTATTATATCCAAGTGCTGCACTACCTGCTTGTGACAGGATATGAATTTGTGATACTCCGGGCGCATTTGAATACAGACTGGAACAGCGAGAAGCGGACCACAGTGAAACATTATTTCATTGAGCGGTCTGAGGTGCGGGAAGATCTGGATATGCTGCTCCGGGAGGAACAGAAGTTTTGGGAGTATGTGGAGAGCGGCAGGAAGCCGCCTCTCGTACTACCAGAAATATAA
- a CDS encoding recombinase, whose amino-acid sequence MAVQNSLAKSQQRMGLTAYLTQDAVKRQINSVVGGKNGTRFISSIVSAVQTTPALQECTNQSILSAALLGEALNLSPSPQLGQFYMVPFDNKKKGAKEAQFQLGYKGYVQLAERSGYYKKLNVLAIREGELIRYDPLNEEIEVELIEDDVVREETPAMGYYAMFEYENGFRKTLYWSKKKMLAHAEKYSQAFKRNGGAKSLELLEQGKIPEKEMWKYSSFWFKDFDGMAMKTMLRQLISKWGIMSIDLQTAVDKDMAVIHEDGTVDYVENESVEDDVVSDQDLNEVPDNHNNPQTEPIPQKAEKPDIESEFFNN is encoded by the coding sequence ATGGCAGTACAGAACAGTTTGGCAAAGAGTCAGCAAAGAATGGGACTTACGGCGTATCTGACGCAGGACGCTGTGAAGCGGCAGATCAACAGTGTAGTGGGTGGAAAGAATGGAACCCGGTTCATTTCTTCTATTGTGTCGGCTGTACAGACTACCCCAGCGCTTCAGGAGTGTACAAATCAGAGTATCTTATCAGCGGCGCTTCTGGGTGAGGCGCTGAATTTGTCACCATCCCCGCAACTGGGACAGTTCTATATGGTGCCTTTTGACAATAAAAAGAAAGGCGCCAAAGAAGCGCAGTTCCAGCTTGGGTATAAGGGGTATGTTCAGCTTGCAGAACGGTCTGGATATTATAAGAAACTGAACGTACTTGCAATCAGAGAAGGTGAATTGATCCGGTACGATCCTCTGAATGAAGAGATTGAGGTGGAATTGATCGAGGATGATGTTGTCCGGGAAGAAACCCCGGCCATGGGGTATTATGCCATGTTTGAGTACGAAAATGGATTCCGTAAGACTCTGTACTGGTCAAAAAAGAAAATGCTGGCCCATGCAGAGAAGTATTCCCAGGCGTTTAAGCGGAATGGCGGGGCAAAGTCCCTGGAACTATTGGAACAGGGGAAAATTCCAGAGAAAGAGATGTGGAAGTATTCCTCCTTCTGGTTCAAGGATTTCGATGGTATGGCCATGAAGACCATGCTCCGGCAGTTGATCAGTAAATGGGGAATCATGAGCATTGATCTTCAGACTGCGGTGGATAAGGATATGGCGGTGATCCACGAGGATGGGACAGTGGATTATGTAGAAAATGAATCGGTAGAGGATGATGTGGTGTCTGATCAGGACTTGAATGAGGTTCCTGACAATCATAATAATCCGCAGACAGAGCCGATACCACAGAAAGCGGAAAAACCGGACATTGAGTCAGAGTTTTTCAATAACTAA
- a CDS encoding DUF1351 domain-containing protein codes for MWRAAGSRLSYYQKYKKEKEDSMELRIISPQEGGFIKEIQWNKEELKAWVAEKVKDYRGLVFTEATIPDAKKDRADLNKLKKAFEDERKRIKKLCLEPYEEFERQEKELIAMIDEPLQLIDCQIKEVEEKRKEEKRLRIKDLFSTIGFQAFVSLDMIWDEKWLNATVSMPKIEEQMKSRMYQIGEDVFTIRNLPEFSFEAMEVYKKSLDLTKAIQEGQRLSDIQKRKAAYEEERRRKEEAAKQGSVHSAQEQEAVPAAQEAQSEAKEAEDDVVCLDFRVWGTRDQIMGLRQYMIGNKIRFGKVE; via the coding sequence ATGTGGAGAGCGGCAGGAAGCCGCCTCTCGTACTACCAGAAATATAAAAAAGAGAAGGAGGATTCTATGGAATTAAGGATCATCAGTCCCCAGGAAGGGGGATTCATAAAGGAAATCCAGTGGAACAAAGAAGAATTGAAAGCCTGGGTTGCCGAGAAAGTGAAGGATTATCGAGGATTGGTATTTACAGAGGCAACGATCCCGGACGCAAAGAAGGACCGGGCAGACCTCAACAAGCTGAAGAAGGCATTTGAGGACGAGCGGAAGCGGATCAAAAAGCTGTGTCTGGAGCCATACGAAGAGTTCGAGCGGCAGGAAAAGGAACTGATCGCCATGATCGATGAACCGCTCCAACTGATCGATTGTCAGATAAAAGAGGTGGAGGAGAAGCGAAAGGAAGAGAAACGCTTGCGAATCAAGGATCTGTTTTCAACGATCGGTTTTCAGGCATTTGTCTCTTTGGATATGATCTGGGATGAGAAATGGTTAAATGCAACGGTGTCTATGCCCAAGATCGAGGAACAGATGAAGAGCCGGATGTATCAGATTGGGGAAGATGTTTTCACAATCCGCAACCTTCCGGAATTCAGCTTTGAGGCTATGGAGGTCTATAAGAAGTCGTTGGATCTTACTAAGGCAATCCAGGAGGGACAGCGACTATCCGATATCCAGAAGCGAAAGGCAGCCTATGAGGAAGAGAGGCGCCGGAAAGAGGAAGCGGCGAAGCAGGGATCCGTTCACTCGGCGCAGGAACAGGAGGCGGTTCCCGCGGCACAGGAAGCCCAGTCGGAAGCGAAAGAAGCAGAGGATGATGTGGTATGTCTGGATTTCCGTGTATGGGGAACCAGGGACCAGATCATGGGTTTGAGACAGTACATGATTGGCAATAAGATTCGATTTGGAAAGGTGGAATAA
- a CDS encoding PASTA domain-containing protein, protein MKKALIIAVLICLLSVGLLACEEEKIKVADVTGMNAQEASDLLKESGFTTVTLSADSSGESSIILDSSNWTVVTQTPEAGSEETAETEITLSCKKTEELESDQLNEVLNLTVPEAKAKLDDLGYTATYFHQDSGLEITEDLSVYSDSELGKWIVTGLQSHNIESKTVEVIVNTSENIASNEASSAIKKTLEETLSASSAWQATDEYGKSQYPYGFELHYIMGKLAEQPENETTWFLKAECTITNEYGAESDATCEAKVSGTSDSPEVTSFSVY, encoded by the coding sequence ATGAAAAAAGCCTTAATTATAGCAGTCTTAATATGTCTATTATCCGTAGGACTATTAGCATGCGAAGAAGAGAAAATAAAGGTAGCTGATGTTACGGGAATGAATGCTCAAGAAGCTTCCGACCTTTTAAAAGAATCCGGGTTTACAACTGTCACGCTATCTGCAGATTCTTCCGGTGAAAGCTCTATAATTTTAGATTCTTCGAATTGGACTGTTGTAACGCAAACACCAGAAGCCGGTAGTGAAGAAACAGCGGAAACAGAAATCACTTTGTCATGCAAAAAAACAGAAGAACTTGAATCAGATCAGTTAAATGAAGTTTTAAATTTGACTGTTCCAGAGGCAAAAGCAAAATTGGATGATCTTGGGTATACAGCCACATATTTTCATCAGGATTCCGGTTTGGAAATAACAGAAGATTTATCCGTATATAGCGATAGCGAGCTGGGAAAATGGATTGTGACCGGATTGCAATCACACAATATTGAATCTAAGACAGTAGAAGTAATTGTGAATACAAGTGAAAATATTGCCTCAAATGAAGCCTCTTCCGCCATTAAAAAAACATTGGAGGAAACGTTAAGTGCCTCATCTGCTTGGCAGGCTACAGATGAATATGGAAAGTCTCAATATCCATATGGATTTGAGCTTCACTACATTATGGGGAAATTGGCAGAGCAACCAGAAAATGAAACAACCTGGTTTTTGAAAGCTGAATGCACCATTACCAATGAATACGGTGCTGAATCAGATGCAACTTGTGAAGCGAAAGTATCTGGAACTTCTGATAGTCCAGAAGTGACCAGCTTTTCCGTCTATTAA
- a CDS encoding DNA methylase N-4, producing MDYLEFLKTKIEIAPESGFDVDPDVINPALKPHQRDAVAWALKGGRRALFESFGLGKTIQELEFCRLAAGHEKRRALIVLPLGVKQEFLRDAAQLLKYRETWPGYRDPEYCRTMDEVRKSKSQIVLTNYERVRDGDIDPSYFGATSLDEASVLRSFGSKTYQTFLDKFKGVPYKLVATATPSPNRYKELIHYAGYLEIMDTGQALTRFFQRDSTKANNLTLYPNMEDEFWLWVSSWALFITKPSDLDPAYSDDGYVLPPLDVRWHEIPIHYGDATEKDGQMTLFTDAAAGLKQAAEVKRNTIDIRVQKLKEIVEAYPEEHFVLWHDQEAERHAIKKALPEVVDIYGSQDYDIREQRVIDFSEGRTRLFATKKSLSGSGCNFQRYCHREIFVGIDYEFNDFIQAVHRCYRFLQDKPVIIDIIYMENERKIKEELIRKWKDHDHMIEKMIEIVKKYGLSSAGKEQGLKRKMGVKTVRVEGKHYMAVHDDCVEEARRMKGNSVGLIHTSIPFGNHYEYSANYNDFGHNQDTERFFEQMDFLTPELFRVLEPGRVAAIHVKDRVLFGNTTGTGMPTVEPFHAMCIKHYMKHGFQYFGMITVVTDVVRENNQTYRLGWTEQCKDGSKMGVGCPEYILLFRKLPSDRSNAYADDPVKKTKDEYTRAQWQIDAHGYWRSSGDRLVSKEELKEISVDNLQAVYRKYSRGTVYDYDEHVRLAEELDQNGKLPATFMVVAPGSWNQMEVWDDINRMRTLNTTQSRRRQQMHVCPLQLDIVERIINRYSNEGDVVLDPFGGLMTVPMTAVKMNRYGYGIELNPDYFRDGVGYLKEAEDERETPTLFDFM from the coding sequence ATGGATTATTTAGAGTTTTTAAAAACAAAGATAGAGATTGCGCCGGAGAGTGGATTTGATGTAGATCCGGATGTGATCAATCCAGCGTTAAAGCCACACCAGCGGGACGCTGTGGCCTGGGCGTTAAAGGGTGGAAGGCGGGCTCTGTTTGAATCTTTTGGACTTGGCAAAACGATCCAGGAACTAGAGTTTTGCCGATTGGCCGCAGGACATGAAAAGAGACGAGCATTGATCGTTCTTCCTTTGGGTGTGAAACAGGAATTTTTGAGGGACGCCGCACAGCTTTTGAAGTATAGAGAAACATGGCCAGGATATAGGGATCCAGAATATTGTCGGACCATGGACGAGGTGAGGAAGTCGAAAAGCCAGATTGTGTTGACAAATTATGAACGGGTCCGGGATGGAGATATCGATCCGTCATATTTTGGGGCAACGTCCTTAGATGAAGCAAGTGTACTGAGATCCTTTGGGAGTAAGACATATCAGACATTTCTGGACAAGTTCAAGGGGGTGCCCTATAAGCTGGTGGCGACGGCAACACCGTCTCCAAACCGATATAAGGAGCTGATCCATTACGCAGGATATCTGGAGATCATGGACACCGGACAGGCGCTGACCAGGTTTTTCCAAAGGGACAGCACAAAAGCTAATAACCTGACACTCTACCCCAATATGGAAGATGAGTTCTGGCTGTGGGTGAGCTCCTGGGCGTTGTTCATCACAAAGCCGTCAGACCTGGATCCGGCTTATTCAGACGATGGATACGTGTTGCCGCCTTTGGATGTGAGATGGCACGAGATTCCAATCCACTATGGAGACGCGACAGAAAAAGATGGTCAGATGACGCTCTTTACAGACGCTGCCGCTGGACTAAAACAGGCGGCGGAAGTGAAGCGGAATACGATCGATATCCGGGTACAGAAGTTGAAAGAAATCGTGGAGGCGTATCCTGAAGAGCATTTTGTCTTATGGCATGACCAGGAAGCGGAACGCCACGCAATCAAGAAGGCGCTTCCTGAGGTCGTGGATATTTATGGATCTCAGGATTATGACATCCGTGAACAACGGGTGATCGATTTCTCAGAAGGAAGGACCAGGCTGTTTGCAACGAAGAAATCCTTGTCTGGATCTGGCTGCAACTTTCAACGGTATTGCCATCGGGAGATTTTCGTTGGGATTGACTATGAGTTCAATGATTTTATCCAGGCTGTGCACCGGTGCTACCGCTTCCTACAGGATAAACCGGTGATCATCGACATTATCTATATGGAGAATGAGCGGAAGATCAAGGAAGAACTGATCCGGAAATGGAAGGACCACGATCACATGATTGAGAAGATGATTGAGATTGTGAAGAAATATGGTCTTTCTTCCGCCGGGAAAGAGCAGGGACTGAAACGAAAGATGGGAGTGAAAACGGTGAGAGTAGAAGGCAAACACTATATGGCGGTACATGATGACTGTGTGGAAGAAGCAAGGAGGATGAAAGGCAATTCTGTTGGGCTGATCCATACTTCAATCCCGTTTGGGAACCATTATGAGTATAGTGCCAATTACAATGACTTTGGTCATAACCAGGATACGGAACGATTTTTTGAGCAGATGGATTTCCTGACACCGGAACTCTTTCGAGTACTGGAGCCCGGAAGGGTGGCGGCAATCCATGTGAAGGACCGGGTGCTGTTTGGAAATACCACGGGGACGGGAATGCCGACTGTGGAACCATTCCATGCGATGTGCATTAAGCACTATATGAAACATGGATTTCAATATTTTGGAATGATCACCGTGGTGACTGATGTGGTCCGGGAAAACAACCAGACCTATCGCCTTGGCTGGACGGAGCAGTGCAAGGATGGTTCCAAGATGGGAGTTGGGTGTCCGGAATATATTCTTCTCTTCCGGAAGCTGCCTTCAGATCGGTCAAACGCCTATGCGGATGATCCGGTGAAAAAGACTAAAGACGAGTATACACGGGCACAGTGGCAGATTGACGCGCATGGGTACTGGAGAAGCTCAGGTGATCGCCTTGTCAGTAAAGAGGAACTGAAAGAGATTTCTGTGGATAACCTGCAGGCAGTCTATCGGAAATACAGCCGCGGAACTGTCTATGATTATGATGAACATGTGAGACTGGCAGAAGAATTAGATCAGAACGGGAAACTTCCAGCCACTTTCATGGTTGTGGCGCCGGGATCCTGGAATCAGATGGAAGTTTGGGACGATATCAACCGTATGCGGACGTTGAACACAACGCAGAGCCGGAGAAGACAGCAGATGCACGTTTGCCCGTTGCAGCTTGATATTGTAGAACGTATCATCAATAGGTATTCCAATGAGGGGGATGTGGTACTGGATCCGTTTGGCGGGCTTATGACAGTACCGATGACCGCGGTGAAAATGAACCGGTATGGATATGGGATCGAACTGAATCCAGACTATTTCCGGGATGGAGTTGGATATTTAAAAGAGGCTGAGGATGAACGGGAAACGCCGACGTTGTTTGATTTTATGTAG
- a CDS encoding DUF551 domain-containing protein, translated as MMRRTDMQELEKILEEIDQRIEKAEKIIVDHPSDKLDEIANDTAEAFIEAYKECQDIIHKHLSRENDSEITRLSRDNDGWIPVEERLPETNEDGLSEDVLVSFSDSHSRCIGFYDFNKKRWYVHESCPYIGRLIAWRPLPEPYRPERNRP; from the coding sequence ATGATGAGGAGGACTGACATGCAGGAATTAGAGAAGATTCTGGAAGAGATAGATCAAAGGATTGAAAAGGCTGAGAAAATCATTGTTGATCATCCGAGTGACAAATTGGACGAAATAGCAAATGATACGGCTGAAGCGTTTATTGAGGCATATAAAGAGTGTCAGGATATCATCCACAAGCACCTATCTCGTGAAAACGACTCTGAAATCACGAGATTGTCACGAGATAATGACGGATGGATTCCGGTGGAGGAACGGTTGCCGGAAACGAATGAGGATGGACTGAGCGAAGATGTGCTGGTTAGTTTTTCTGATTCGCATAGTAGATGTATAGGATTTTATGATTTTAATAAAAAGCGCTGGTATGTACATGAATCATGCCCGTATATTGGCAGACTGATCGCATGGCGCCCTCTTCCAGAGCCATACCGCCCGGAAAGGAATCGGCCATGA
- a CDS encoding tyrosine-type recombinase/integrase, giving the protein MYTQKEILRDTILTGMKPYLDAAVLDILNQVVVQALFDVEVTESQTLPATRNNTNEHILQLYMTKKAPKLSPKTVNYYLLTIRRFSDYVDKSLLDVTDMDVECYLQAYARKGNQASTVNNERRNLSAFYTWARKSHLVNDNPVDGVEPYKTIDKPIEYMEDWEMEAMRDACKLEKSSKVTEIKEYRECLRDRALIEFLRSTAVRVSECASVDIRDIDWQTGELVVYGQKTRSYRTVCLDDAARYHVRKYIDSRRDNDPALFASLKAPHNRLTKSGIESAIKAVAIRAGLKRRVYPHLFRKTTATNMTRRGCPRELIALYLGHKNGNTRTLNAHYAATDQGQVLAAFRQYGAAA; this is encoded by the coding sequence ATGTATACACAGAAAGAGATATTACGGGACACTATATTGACCGGAATGAAACCATACCTTGATGCCGCAGTGCTGGATATCCTAAACCAGGTAGTCGTGCAGGCATTGTTTGATGTGGAGGTTACAGAGAGCCAAACGCTTCCGGCTACTAGGAATAATACCAATGAGCATATCCTGCAGTTATATATGACCAAAAAGGCTCCAAAGCTGAGCCCTAAAACCGTTAATTATTATCTACTGACTATCCGGCGATTTTCCGACTATGTGGATAAGTCTCTGCTGGACGTGACTGATATGGATGTGGAGTGTTACCTACAGGCCTATGCTCGCAAGGGAAATCAGGCCAGCACGGTCAATAATGAGAGACGTAACTTGTCCGCATTTTACACCTGGGCACGCAAAAGCCATCTGGTCAATGATAACCCAGTGGACGGAGTAGAGCCTTACAAAACGATAGACAAACCTATTGAATATATGGAGGACTGGGAGATGGAGGCTATGCGGGACGCCTGTAAGCTGGAAAAATCCAGTAAGGTTACTGAGATTAAGGAGTATAGGGAATGCTTGCGAGACCGGGCGCTGATTGAGTTTTTACGAAGCACGGCCGTTAGGGTATCAGAGTGTGCGTCTGTGGATATCCGGGATATCGATTGGCAGACTGGAGAGTTAGTGGTGTACGGTCAAAAGACCAGGAGCTATCGGACCGTCTGCTTGGACGATGCAGCCCGGTATCACGTCCGCAAGTACATAGATAGCAGGAGAGACAACGATCCGGCGCTATTTGCGTCACTTAAGGCCCCACATAATCGCCTGACTAAATCAGGGATTGAGAGTGCGATCAAGGCAGTGGCAATCCGGGCAGGCCTCAAACGCCGAGTGTACCCGCACCTATTTCGTAAGACCACAGCGACCAATATGACGCGGCGGGGGTGCCCTAGGGAGCTGATCGCACTGTATCTTGGACATAAAAACGGCAACACGCGGACGCTTAACGCTCATTACGCTGCTACTGACCAGGGACAAGTATTGGCTGCATTCCGACAGTATGGAGCTGCGGCTTAG
- a CDS encoding S24 family peptidase has protein sequence MLLKLCEYYECDMLKEFSQENSSGITYEELKIIKKYRSLSPYDQETVTTLLNRLHDREESRNIIEYTSTSNSLNRFIPYQHSASAGSGIYILGNEAADQLAIPIGPEYDDVDYAVRVNGDSMSPDFNDGDAALVSQRKEMNIGDVGIFVKNGEAFIKELGETELISRNPEYPNIPVMEDDNVVCLGKVIGKLQV, from the coding sequence ATGCTACTAAAGCTATGTGAATATTATGAATGTGATATGCTGAAAGAATTTTCACAAGAGAATAGTTCTGGCATTACATACGAGGAATTAAAAATTATTAAAAAATACCGCAGTCTATCCCCCTACGACCAGGAGACCGTTACTACTCTCCTAAATCGTCTTCATGATAGGGAAGAATCACGGAACATTATAGAATACACCTCGACCAGTAATTCGCTGAATAGGTTCATCCCCTATCAACACAGCGCTTCCGCTGGAAGCGGTATTTATATCCTTGGTAACGAAGCCGCAGACCAGTTGGCAATACCAATCGGGCCGGAATATGATGATGTGGATTACGCAGTTAGAGTAAATGGGGATTCGATGTCTCCAGACTTTAATGATGGGGATGCCGCTCTAGTTTCTCAGAGAAAGGAAATGAACATTGGAGATGTTGGGATTTTCGTGAAAAATGGAGAGGCTTTTATAAAAGAATTAGGTGAGACAGAGTTGATTTCCAGAAATCCAGAATACCCTAACATCCCTGTCATGGAAGATGACAATGTCGTTTGCCTGGGAAAGGTGATAGGAAAATTGCAGGTATAA
- a CDS encoding phosphoadenosine phosphosulfate reductase produces MRKKLKVCWLSAGVSSFVAGYLAKEVDEYIYIDIDNQHPDSMRFIKDCEKALERPIKILRSPYRSVENVIKQFRYINGAYGAKCTQILKKRVRKEWEDAHKDYEIIYVWGFDVGEKGRAERLNESMSEFEHEYPLIERNLTKQDAHAILDRLGIKRPVMYDLGYQNNNCIGCVKGGMGYWNKIRQDFPEVFDRMAKLEREVGHSCIRGVFLDELSPERGRIEDEIMQECGIMCYLALN; encoded by the coding sequence GTGAGAAAAAAACTAAAAGTGTGTTGGCTATCAGCGGGGGTGTCATCGTTTGTGGCAGGGTATTTGGCAAAAGAAGTGGATGAATATATCTACATTGACATTGATAATCAACACCCGGATAGCATGAGGTTTATTAAGGACTGTGAAAAAGCTTTGGAAAGACCGATAAAAATACTCAGATCTCCATATCGAAGTGTAGAGAATGTGATTAAACAATTTCGATATATTAACGGTGCCTACGGCGCGAAATGCACACAAATCCTGAAAAAGCGTGTGCGAAAAGAATGGGAAGATGCACATAAGGATTATGAGATTATATATGTCTGGGGATTTGATGTCGGAGAAAAGGGCCGTGCAGAACGCCTGAATGAATCTATGTCAGAGTTTGAGCATGAATACCCGTTGATAGAGAGAAATCTGACCAAACAAGACGCACATGCGATTCTGGACAGGCTGGGAATCAAGAGGCCGGTTATGTACGATCTTGGGTACCAGAACAATAATTGTATTGGATGCGTCAAGGGTGGAATGGGTTACTGGAACAAGATCAGGCAAGACTTCCCGGAAGTGTTTGACCGGATGGCGAAATTGGAAAGAGAAGTAGGGCACTCATGCATTAGAGGTGTCTTCCTGGATGAACTTTCCCCGGAACGAGGGCGAATAGAAGATGAGATTATGCAGGAGTGCGGAATTATGTGCTATTTAGCATTAAACTGA
- a CDS encoding zinc ribbon domain-containing protein gives MKCPKCGAESRIKEDDVFCCKCGYPLTAKANDGDDAELKSFFLDVSSGVMLINGKEINNVTAFSLNFNGGKYGLCVTHDDPYKAIAPLSIEKEVS, from the coding sequence GTGAAATGTCCCAAATGCGGAGCAGAATCAAGAATCAAAGAAGACGATGTGTTTTGCTGTAAGTGCGGATATCCGTTAACGGCAAAAGCAAATGATGGCGACGATGCGGAATTAAAATCATTTTTCCTGGATGTGAGCTCCGGGGTAATGCTGATAAATGGTAAAGAAATAAATAATGTGACCGCATTCTCCTTGAATTTTAATGGAGGAAAATACGGTCTGTGTGTTACTCATGATGATCCATATAAAGCTATTGCCCCGTTAAGTATTGAAAAAGAAGTTTCATAG
- a CDS encoding DUF4373 domain-containing protein, whose amino-acid sequence MARPKKSGLSYFPLDVDFFEDPKIKILRARYGRDGIVLYIYLLCRIYKQGYYIQVDDDFEYIISDDLKMDQNKAKQVLNFLLSRSLFDNTLFQSDKVLTSAGIQRRFQLAVKERAKKNPIEVGRFWLLKKEETEPFIKCTVFGGFSGKNESNSGKNESNSPEQSLKKSKVNNIYNTAFPPELEKAFQMYLLVRKSNYGEILPEQIQALREDLLQLSTDEKEQLAIVKKATAGGWKSFYKLKKEQAKDKQNGKKKGFDNFQGRDYDMADLERRLIKRGDMS is encoded by the coding sequence TTGGCCAGACCAAAGAAGAGCGGCCTGTCATACTTCCCTCTGGACGTGGATTTCTTTGAAGATCCAAAGATAAAGATACTGAGAGCCCGATATGGGCGGGATGGTATCGTACTATACATCTACCTTCTCTGCAGAATCTATAAGCAGGGCTACTATATACAGGTGGATGATGATTTTGAGTATATCATATCTGATGACCTGAAAATGGATCAGAATAAGGCGAAGCAGGTCTTGAACTTCTTGCTGTCACGGTCACTGTTTGATAACACACTTTTTCAGTCGGACAAGGTCTTGACCTCTGCCGGAATACAGAGGAGATTTCAGCTGGCGGTAAAAGAGCGGGCAAAGAAAAATCCGATCGAAGTCGGGCGGTTCTGGCTTTTGAAAAAAGAAGAAACGGAACCTTTTATTAAATGCACCGTTTTTGGTGGTTTTTCCGGGAAAAACGAGAGTAATTCCGGGAAAAACGAGAGTAATTCACCGGAACAATCCCTAAAGAAAAGTAAAGTAAATAATATATATAATACTGCGTTTCCGCCAGAACTTGAGAAAGCCTTCCAGATGTACCTCCTTGTGCGTAAAAGTAATTACGGGGAGATCCTGCCGGAGCAGATCCAGGCATTGAGGGAAGATCTCCTGCAGTTGTCCACAGACGAAAAAGAACAGCTTGCTATCGTAAAGAAAGCCACAGCAGGAGGATGGAAGAGTTTTTACAAGTTGAAAAAGGAGCAAGCAAAGGACAAGCAGAATGGGAAGAAGAAAGGATTTGATAATTTCCAAGGTCGGGACTATGACATGGCAGATCTGGAGAGAAGATTAATAAAAAGGGGTGATATGTCATGA
- a CDS encoding RusA family crossover junction endodeoxyribonuclease, giving the protein MRSVTFQVPGKPQGKARARTFYSPSSGRHMSHTPDRTVLYENLIKDQFLNHADGFYLEREIPVSLRIVARFLPPKSAAKKKQQQMLGGEILPLKKPDMDNIVKVVADALNGVAYHDDTQIVLVSAKKAYSAMEGLDITVEEYLGGR; this is encoded by the coding sequence ATGCGGTCAGTGACCTTTCAAGTCCCGGGAAAGCCCCAGGGAAAAGCCAGGGCCAGGACCTTCTACAGCCCGTCATCCGGCCGGCACATGTCTCACACGCCAGACCGGACCGTCCTGTATGAAAATCTGATCAAGGATCAATTCCTGAATCATGCGGACGGGTTCTATCTTGAGCGGGAGATCCCGGTGTCGCTGCGGATTGTAGCCAGGTTCCTGCCGCCAAAGAGCGCGGCAAAGAAAAAGCAGCAGCAGATGCTGGGAGGTGAGATCCTCCCGCTGAAGAAGCCGGACATGGACAATATCGTGAAGGTGGTGGCGGACGCTTTGAACGGCGTGGCATATCACGATGACACCCAGATCGTTCTGGTGTCCGCGAAGAAAGCCTATTCCGCGATGGAAGGGCTGGATATCACGGTTGAGGAATATTTAGGCGGGAGGTAG